A genomic region of Deltaproteobacteria bacterium contains the following coding sequences:
- a CDS encoding sigma-70 family RNA polymerase sigma factor, producing the protein HGRPATDDEVATELGVDIELLQKMLSEVSSVVMLSFEELGFGHGEERFQADEWLASAGSDPLGNLLDSEKVEIIARALDRLPEKERLVITLYFYEELNLKEIGEIIGVTESRTSQIRSRALLRLKGYLKRAF; encoded by the coding sequence CGCATGGGCGGCCTGCTACTGATGATGAGGTAGCAACTGAGTTAGGCGTCGATATTGAGTTGCTTCAAAAGATGTTAAGCGAAGTAAGTAGCGTAGTAATGTTAAGTTTTGAAGAGCTCGGTTTTGGTCATGGCGAAGAGCGCTTTCAAGCTGATGAGTGGCTTGCAAGTGCTGGTTCCGATCCTCTGGGAAATCTCCTAGATTCCGAAAAAGTCGAAATAATAGCGCGCGCCCTAGACCGCCTCCCCGAAAAGGAAAGATTAGTTATTACTCTATATTTCTACGAAGAGCTCAACCTGAAAGAAATCGGCGAAATAATTGGCGTCACAGAATCCCGCACCTCTCAAATCCGTTCGAGAGCCTTGCTGCGATTAAAAGGTTACCTCAAGCGAGCATTTTAG